Proteins encoded by one window of Sorangium aterium:
- a CDS encoding glycoside hydrolase family 11 protein, whose protein sequence is MTGGGAGGAGGEGGAGGAPDTCTTSEQPVCSNQSGDHCGFYYQLWKDQGTGCLTNTADGFSVEWSDINNLLGRKGLRPGSGNQIVTYEADFQPNGNAYLGVYGWTKSPAVEYYIIDGWGTWRPPGGSGAMGTVTSDGGVYDIYKTQRSEVLAIDGINAPYQFWSVRKQKRTSGTITVANHFDAWQKLGMNMGSLSEVSMLVEGYQSSGRADVRVTMR, encoded by the coding sequence GTGACGGGCGGCGGAGCCGGCGGCGCCGGCGGGGAGGGTGGGGCCGGCGGCGCACCCGACACGTGCACGACATCCGAACAGCCGGTCTGCAGCAATCAAAGTGGCGACCACTGCGGCTTCTACTATCAACTCTGGAAGGACCAGGGGACCGGATGCCTGACCAACACCGCGGATGGCTTCAGCGTGGAATGGAGCGATATCAACAACTTGCTGGGCCGTAAAGGTCTGAGGCCCGGGTCGGGGAATCAGATCGTGACCTACGAGGCTGACTTTCAGCCGAACGGCAATGCCTACCTGGGTGTCTATGGGTGGACGAAGAGCCCGGCCGTGGAATACTATATCATTGATGGCTGGGGCACCTGGCGTCCCCCTGGCGGATCGGGAGCCATGGGCACCGTCACGAGCGACGGAGGCGTCTATGACATCTACAAGACCCAGCGATCCGAGGTGCTTGCGATCGATGGCATCAATGCACCTTATCAGTTCTGGAGCGTTCGTAAGCAGAAGCGCACGAGCGGAACCATCACCGTCGCCAACCACTTTGACGCATGGCAGAAGCTGGGGATGAACATGGGGAGCTTGAGCGAGGTCTCGATGCTCGTGGAAGGATATCAGAGCAGCGGAAGGGCCGACGTGCGCGTGACCATGAGATGA
- a CDS encoding arsenate reductase ArsC: MTSTPKLILFACIHNAGRSQMAAAWFNALVDPSKARAISAGTEPGSRVHPEVREVMQQVGIDLSGSTPQKLTDTLAADAHLLITMGCGEACPAVPGLRRDDWPLEDPKGKPLERVRAIRDEVKARVETLIAAEGWGG; the protein is encoded by the coding sequence ATGACAAGCACACCGAAGCTGATCCTCTTTGCCTGCATCCACAATGCGGGCCGATCGCAGATGGCCGCGGCATGGTTCAACGCCCTGGTCGACCCCTCGAAGGCGCGCGCCATCTCCGCCGGCACCGAGCCTGGCTCGCGCGTTCACCCCGAGGTGCGCGAGGTGATGCAGCAGGTCGGGATCGACCTGTCCGGGTCGACGCCGCAGAAGCTCACGGACACGCTCGCAGCGGACGCACATCTGCTGATCACGATGGGCTGCGGCGAAGCTTGTCCGGCGGTCCCAGGCCTGCGCCGCGACGACTGGCCGCTGGAGGATCCGAAGGGAAAGCCGCTGGAGCGCGTCCGTGCCATCCGCGACGAGGTGAAGGCACGCGTCGAGACGCTCATCGCAGCCGAGGGGTGGGGAGGATGA
- a CDS encoding aquaporin: MQRPDLTRRAVAEALGTALLLATVVGSGIMAEGLAGGNVAVALLANAIATGAALVALILTLGPISGAHFNPVVTVADASQGGLPWRDVPPYVLAQVAGAFAGVAAAHAMFNLPVFFVSAHVRTGLSQWFSEFVATFGLLAVIWGCSRQRSEAAPFAVGAYITAAYWFTASTSFANPAVTVARAATDTFAGIRPIDTLGFVVAQIAGAAAATGFFRWLVPSLPQRASDVVVPREEARTA; this comes from the coding sequence ATGCAGCGCCCTGATCTCACCCGAAGGGCCGTCGCCGAAGCGCTCGGGACGGCCCTCCTCCTCGCGACGGTGGTCGGGTCGGGGATCATGGCCGAGGGCCTGGCCGGTGGGAACGTCGCCGTGGCGCTGCTCGCGAACGCGATCGCCACGGGCGCTGCGCTGGTCGCCCTCATCCTGACCCTGGGGCCCATCTCCGGCGCTCACTTCAACCCGGTGGTGACCGTGGCTGACGCTTCGCAGGGCGGCCTGCCTTGGCGCGACGTGCCGCCGTACGTGCTCGCCCAGGTCGCCGGCGCGTTCGCCGGGGTCGCCGCAGCGCATGCGATGTTCAACTTGCCGGTCTTCTTCGTGTCGGCGCACGTCCGTACGGGGCTCTCGCAGTGGTTCAGCGAGTTTGTCGCGACCTTCGGTCTGCTTGCGGTGATCTGGGGATGCTCCCGTCAGCGCTCCGAGGCCGCGCCGTTCGCCGTGGGCGCGTATATCACCGCCGCGTACTGGTTCACCGCGTCAACTTCATTCGCTAACCCTGCAGTGACCGTCGCACGCGCCGCGACCGATACGTTCGCCGGCATCCGTCCCATCGACACCCTGGGCTTCGTCGTCGCCCAGATCGCCGGCGCTGCTGCCGCGACAGGGTTCTTCCGTTGGCTGGTGCCAAGCCTGCCCCAGCGCGCATCCGATGTCGTCGTTCCGCGGGAGGAGGCCCGCACGGCATGA
- a CDS encoding ArsI/CadI family heavy metal resistance metalloenzyme, with translation MNVLKPHVSLNVSNVDASVAFYEKAFGVRATKRRPGYAKFDLASPALNLTMQEAPRTGINASHFGIQVAGPDDVFEAKRAFEAAELKTFTEENTACCYAVQDKVWIEDPDGNSWEVFVVKGDADVMGSQPAKSEPATSEATCCAPACCAPSKLGNAAP, from the coding sequence ATGAATGTCCTCAAGCCGCACGTCTCGCTCAACGTATCCAACGTCGATGCCTCGGTCGCGTTCTACGAGAAGGCATTCGGTGTGCGCGCCACGAAGCGTCGCCCTGGCTACGCCAAGTTCGACCTTGCGTCGCCTGCCCTGAACCTCACGATGCAAGAGGCGCCGCGCACGGGCATCAACGCAAGCCATTTCGGAATCCAGGTCGCGGGCCCCGACGACGTGTTCGAAGCCAAGCGCGCCTTCGAGGCGGCTGAGCTCAAGACCTTCACGGAGGAGAACACCGCGTGTTGCTACGCGGTGCAGGACAAGGTCTGGATCGAGGATCCCGACGGCAACTCGTGGGAGGTGTTCGTGGTGAAGGGTGACGCGGACGTGATGGGAAGCCAGCCCGCGAAGAGCGAGCCCGCGACGAGCGAGGCGACGTGCTGCGCACCTGCCTGCTGCGCGCCCTCGAAGCTCGGCAATGCAGCGCCCTGA
- a CDS encoding ArsR/SmtB family transcription factor, translated as MPSTLERHAEQLAALGHPVRLAVLRFVVQAGAEGASAGDIQAHMHMPASTLSHHLKRLVDAGVLQTRGEGTFHFYSADYAALRGLTDYLWEDCCKRGKGCC; from the coding sequence GTGCCGTCGACCCTGGAGCGTCACGCTGAACAGCTGGCCGCGCTGGGCCACCCGGTGCGCCTCGCAGTTTTGCGTTTCGTGGTGCAGGCCGGCGCCGAGGGAGCGTCCGCGGGCGACATCCAGGCGCACATGCACATGCCTGCGTCCACGCTGAGCCATCACCTGAAGCGCCTTGTCGACGCCGGCGTCCTGCAGACGCGCGGTGAAGGAACGTTCCACTTCTACAGCGCCGATTACGCGGCGCTTCGCGGGCTCACCGACTACCTCTGGGAGGACTGCTGCAAGCGCGGCAAGGGCTGCTGCTAA
- a CDS encoding fumarylacetoacetate hydrolase family protein, whose protein sequence is MRFARLAPPDQDRPAFFARLDGAAALVLDAPPWLGGKTTGEAVAWTDVDLACPVVPTKIVCVGRNYAAHAQELGNDVPVEPLLFLKPPSALIGPGQSIVLPPESQRVEHEAELGVVIGRRARDVRPEHALDHVLGYACLGDITARDLQRKDVQFTRGKGFDTFCPVGPWIETELDPGALRVRAVVNSQVRQDGLTAQMIWGVPELVAYISRVMTLEPGDVIATGTPQGVGPIVSGDELVIDIAGATAETRGIGALRISVTARGDGASGR, encoded by the coding sequence ATGCGCTTCGCTCGCCTCGCGCCTCCGGATCAGGATCGCCCAGCCTTCTTCGCCCGCCTCGACGGCGCAGCCGCGCTCGTCCTGGACGCGCCGCCCTGGCTCGGCGGCAAGACCACGGGGGAGGCCGTGGCGTGGACCGACGTCGATCTCGCCTGCCCCGTGGTCCCCACGAAGATCGTGTGTGTGGGGCGCAATTACGCGGCGCACGCCCAGGAGCTGGGCAACGACGTCCCGGTCGAGCCGCTCCTCTTCCTCAAACCGCCCTCGGCGCTCATCGGTCCTGGCCAGTCCATCGTGCTCCCTCCGGAGAGCCAGCGGGTCGAGCACGAGGCGGAGCTCGGCGTGGTCATCGGCCGCCGCGCCCGGGACGTGCGACCGGAGCACGCGCTGGATCACGTGCTCGGGTACGCCTGCCTTGGCGACATCACCGCGCGGGATCTGCAACGGAAGGACGTGCAGTTCACGCGGGGCAAGGGGTTCGACACGTTCTGCCCTGTGGGCCCGTGGATCGAGACGGAGCTCGATCCCGGGGCGCTCCGCGTGCGGGCTGTCGTGAACTCGCAGGTGCGGCAGGACGGGCTGACGGCGCAGATGATCTGGGGAGTGCCCGAGCTGGTCGCGTACATCAGCCGGGTGATGACCCTGGAGCCCGGCGACGTCATCGCGACGGGGACGCCCCAGGGCGTGGGGCCGATCGTGTCCGGCGACGAGCTCGTCATCGATATCGCCGGCGCCACGGCCGAGACGCGCGGGATCGGCGCGCTGCGGATATCCGTGACGGCGCGGGGCGACGGCGCGAGCGGGCGCTAG
- a CDS encoding class I SAM-dependent methyltransferase — protein sequence MSDDDRTRWDARYREGGGDPGEPSAVLTALDPLLPRRGRALDLAGGAGRHALWLARRGLDVTLADISEVGLGIARSAAAKEGLALHTAALDVERDPLPAGPWDLLLIFYFLERRLAACAAELAPGGLLVVVHPTRSNLLRHAHPSARWLLDDGELPGLLGEALEVVRYEEGWLEEGNHEARLVARRRGAAAPPP from the coding sequence GTGTCGGACGACGATCGCACGAGGTGGGACGCCCGCTACCGCGAGGGCGGCGGCGATCCGGGGGAGCCCTCCGCCGTGCTCACGGCGCTCGATCCGCTCCTGCCCCGGCGCGGGCGCGCGCTCGACCTGGCGGGCGGCGCGGGCCGTCACGCCCTCTGGCTCGCGCGGCGCGGGCTCGACGTGACGCTGGCCGACATCTCCGAGGTCGGGCTCGGCATCGCTCGGAGCGCCGCGGCGAAGGAAGGGCTCGCGCTGCACACGGCGGCGCTCGACGTCGAGCGCGACCCGCTCCCTGCCGGGCCGTGGGACCTCCTCCTGATCTTCTATTTCCTCGAGCGCCGGCTCGCGGCCTGCGCGGCGGAGCTCGCCCCGGGCGGCCTCCTCGTCGTCGTGCACCCGACGCGGTCGAACCTGCTGAGACACGCGCACCCGAGCGCGCGCTGGCTGCTCGACGACGGCGAGCTCCCGGGGCTCCTCGGCGAGGCGCTCGAGGTGGTCCGCTACGAGGAAGGGTGGCTCGAGGAGGGGAATCACGAGGCCCGCCTCGTCGCGCGACGTCGGGGCGCCGCGGCGCCTCCTCCGTGA
- a CDS encoding DUF2293 domain-containing protein, whose protein sequence is MPECLTLAPTPDPRRFRAPDGALLSPPEGWACLPPGDAGLTRRVKLAGPSWMVVEKRGRKTFSRGLWAPAATIEAARAALEAERSTPSYAKKREADARRRERDQEEYVREFEAAVAAFLRFSPRYAALARAVATKVTLHATPVGSGTVARTERIPVAQRAESAVIAWMRHQTTAYDSMAIPRVKGMRREVRRELAQISRAILDLHRGDAPHAAASCPLCAAL, encoded by the coding sequence ATGCCCGAGTGCCTGACCCTGGCCCCGACCCCGGATCCCCGCCGCTTCCGCGCGCCCGACGGCGCGCTGCTCTCGCCGCCCGAAGGCTGGGCGTGCCTGCCCCCGGGCGACGCGGGACTCACCCGCCGGGTGAAGCTCGCGGGCCCATCCTGGATGGTGGTCGAGAAGCGCGGGAGGAAGACGTTCTCCCGGGGCCTCTGGGCGCCCGCCGCCACCATCGAGGCCGCCCGCGCCGCGCTCGAGGCCGAGCGCAGCACGCCTTCGTACGCGAAGAAGCGGGAGGCGGACGCCCGGCGGAGGGAGCGCGACCAGGAGGAGTACGTGCGCGAGTTCGAGGCCGCGGTGGCCGCGTTCCTCCGGTTCTCGCCGCGCTACGCGGCGCTCGCGCGGGCGGTCGCGACCAAGGTGACGCTGCACGCCACGCCGGTCGGCAGCGGCACCGTCGCCCGCACCGAGCGGATCCCGGTCGCCCAGCGCGCCGAGTCGGCCGTGATCGCCTGGATGCGGCACCAGACCACGGCCTACGACTCGATGGCCATCCCGCGCGTGAAGGGGATGCGCCGCGAGGTGCGGCGCGAGCTCGCGCAGATCTCCCGCGCCATCCTCGATCTCCATCGCGGCGACGCGCCGCACGCGGCCGCGTCGTGCCCGCTCTGCGCGGCGCTCTGA
- a CDS encoding HAD family hydrolase, with amino-acid sequence MVRAVCFDLMDTVLYDPYREALAAAIRSAAPAARGAPPEIARHRDPTCWPAFEIGEIDEAEFARRFFREGAEGFSFDLDAFNRVRRAGYRFLPGVREIVASLEGRALRFVASNYPVWVEEVREAFALDVLFEGVYSSHHLGVRKPAREFFDRLMARIGVDAGECLFVDDRAENCEAAAAVGMRAHVFDGAAGLRARLVGEGLLGG; translated from the coding sequence ATGGTCCGCGCAGTGTGTTTCGATCTGATGGATACCGTCCTTTACGACCCGTACCGGGAGGCGCTCGCCGCGGCGATCCGGTCCGCCGCGCCCGCCGCGCGCGGCGCGCCCCCCGAGATTGCGAGGCATCGCGACCCCACGTGCTGGCCCGCGTTCGAGATCGGCGAGATCGATGAGGCCGAGTTCGCTCGCCGGTTCTTTCGTGAAGGCGCGGAGGGGTTCTCGTTCGACCTCGACGCGTTCAACCGGGTGCGCCGCGCGGGATATCGCTTCTTGCCCGGCGTGCGGGAGATCGTCGCGTCGCTCGAGGGCCGCGCGCTCCGGTTCGTGGCGAGCAATTACCCCGTGTGGGTCGAGGAGGTGCGCGAGGCGTTCGCGCTCGACGTCCTGTTCGAGGGCGTCTATTCGAGCCATCACCTGGGCGTGCGCAAGCCGGCGCGCGAGTTCTTCGATCGGCTCATGGCGCGCATCGGGGTCGACGCGGGCGAGTGCCTCTTCGTCGACGATCGCGCGGAGAACTGCGAGGCGGCGGCCGCCGTCGGGATGCGCGCCCACGTGTTCGACGGGGCCGCGGGGCTGCGCGCGCGGCTGGTCGGCGAGGGGCTGCTCGGCGGGTAA
- a CDS encoding vWA domain-containing protein, with protein MRLPAMGIALFTVAVASAACGGGDGDENQSGSGAANSSGSGSGGDDSGFGSGGVTSGSGSGSGNPSSGAGPSTGAGEACATQTAQAGLQPVYLAVAFDVSGSMGMNDRPSHSKELKWDPVVAATKQFFTDPASAGLTASLTFFPGERRMCDARTYGAPDVEMTPLPSEAFGKAIDDVTPATDDDWRTSTPTAFVVDGTVTFIERQRQESPGKYALVLVTDGYPQRCGGQADSIEAVVERVEGARQDNIPTYVIGVANPPEDEPGNVDNLRDIAAAGGTGQAFIIETGNPDATATAFRAAIDQIRGAAVTCNVAIPAAPDGRTFDKQRVRVTYTSGGGQPKAVAYDQECASDDAWRYDNPSNPSQIELCESVCNAIQSDPEASLGVDFTCEDVIDIPQ; from the coding sequence ATGAGATTGCCTGCTATGGGCATTGCCTTGTTCACGGTCGCCGTGGCCAGCGCGGCGTGCGGCGGCGGCGATGGCGACGAGAATCAGAGTGGCTCGGGCGCCGCGAACAGCTCGGGTAGCGGGAGCGGAGGCGACGACAGCGGCTTCGGTTCAGGAGGTGTGACCTCGGGCAGCGGCTCGGGCTCAGGCAACCCCAGCAGTGGCGCTGGCCCTTCGACCGGCGCCGGCGAGGCGTGCGCCACGCAAACGGCCCAGGCCGGGCTCCAGCCCGTGTACCTGGCAGTCGCGTTCGACGTGTCGGGCAGCATGGGGATGAACGATAGGCCCTCGCACAGCAAGGAGCTCAAGTGGGATCCCGTCGTCGCCGCGACCAAGCAGTTCTTCACGGATCCGGCGTCCGCGGGGCTCACCGCCTCGCTCACGTTCTTCCCCGGCGAGCGGCGGATGTGCGACGCCAGAACCTACGGCGCGCCGGACGTCGAGATGACGCCGCTGCCCTCCGAGGCGTTCGGTAAGGCGATCGACGACGTCACGCCCGCGACCGACGACGACTGGCGCACGAGCACGCCGACGGCGTTCGTTGTCGATGGGACGGTGACCTTCATCGAGCGGCAGCGCCAGGAGAGCCCCGGGAAGTACGCGCTCGTGCTCGTGACCGACGGCTACCCGCAGCGCTGCGGCGGGCAGGCGGACTCCATCGAGGCCGTCGTCGAGCGCGTCGAGGGGGCGCGCCAGGACAACATCCCGACCTACGTGATCGGGGTGGCGAACCCGCCGGAGGACGAGCCGGGGAACGTCGACAACCTGCGCGACATCGCCGCGGCGGGCGGCACGGGGCAGGCCTTCATCATCGAGACCGGCAACCCCGACGCGACCGCGACCGCGTTCAGGGCGGCCATCGACCAGATCCGCGGCGCTGCGGTGACGTGCAACGTCGCGATCCCGGCGGCGCCCGACGGGAGGACGTTCGACAAGCAGCGGGTGCGCGTGACGTACACGAGCGGAGGGGGCCAACCGAAGGCCGTCGCGTACGATCAGGAGTGCGCGAGCGACGACGCCTGGCGCTACGACAATCCATCGAACCCGTCGCAGATCGAGCTCTGCGAGAGCGTGTGTAACGCTATACAGTCCGATCCAGAGGCGTCCCTTGGCGTCGACTTCACCTGCGAGGACGTGATCGACATCCCGCAGTGA
- a CDS encoding LNS2 domain-containing protein, with product MLRPSPLATLVLAAVSFVACAGAPRQPDAPAPPRPRAGACPARPACDAPPPEALPRGFRHTRSRLVAAGWPRHRGRDLFARADGPQWAIAKFAYGPQDDDLEDEDVEAYLLRGCSGAWERLGTFRTSDDDHPHATTEGIPDTGGRIYIDLAAGRRLEIGRHRVHLAVAGDATSADLFIEVLPPGAQVAVTDVDGTLTSSEAAVVSELVGGAPPAAHPGAADAMRALAESGIYLFYVTARPEWLVGSTRVWLREQGFPPGILHTTIGVTGAFGGAAAKYKTIELGWLKARTGIVPSFGFGNMPSDVATYTAAGIAPSRCYYYKLGGDLRGGVPHDDYRGLVRALFSPQAACAP from the coding sequence ATGTTGCGCCCCTCCCCGCTCGCTACGCTGGTCCTCGCCGCCGTCTCGTTCGTCGCCTGCGCCGGTGCCCCGCGGCAGCCCGATGCGCCCGCGCCGCCGCGGCCCCGGGCGGGCGCCTGCCCGGCCCGTCCGGCCTGCGACGCGCCGCCGCCGGAGGCCTTGCCGCGCGGGTTCAGGCACACGCGCTCGCGCCTCGTCGCGGCCGGGTGGCCGCGCCACCGCGGGCGCGACCTCTTCGCGCGCGCCGACGGGCCGCAGTGGGCCATCGCGAAGTTCGCTTACGGGCCGCAGGACGACGATCTCGAGGATGAGGACGTCGAGGCCTATCTGCTCCGCGGCTGCAGCGGCGCCTGGGAGCGGCTCGGCACCTTCCGGACGAGCGACGATGACCACCCGCACGCGACGACGGAGGGGATCCCGGACACCGGCGGGCGCATCTACATCGACCTCGCCGCGGGCCGGCGCCTCGAGATCGGCCGGCACCGCGTCCACCTCGCCGTGGCCGGCGACGCCACGAGCGCGGACCTGTTCATCGAGGTCCTCCCGCCAGGCGCGCAGGTAGCCGTGACCGACGTCGACGGGACGCTCACGTCGAGCGAGGCGGCGGTCGTCAGCGAGCTGGTCGGCGGCGCCCCGCCGGCCGCCCACCCCGGCGCGGCGGACGCGATGCGCGCCCTCGCCGAGAGCGGGATCTACCTTTTCTACGTGACCGCGCGCCCCGAGTGGCTCGTGGGAAGCACGAGGGTCTGGCTGCGAGAGCAGGGCTTCCCGCCGGGCATCCTCCACACCACCATCGGAGTCACCGGCGCGTTCGGCGGCGCGGCGGCGAAGTACAAGACGATCGAGCTCGGATGGCTCAAGGCGCGCACGGGCATCGTGCCCTCCTTCGGCTTCGGCAACATGCCGAGCGACGTGGCGACGTACACGGCCGCCGGGATCGCCCCCTCGCGGTGCTACTATTACAAGCTCGGCGGCGATCTCCGCGGCGGCGTGCCCCACGACGACTACCGGGGCCTCGTCCGGGCGCTCTTCAGCCCACAGGCCGCCTGCGCGCCCTGA
- a CDS encoding acyl-CoA dehydrogenase family protein, whose product MKNEDAAKVLHAVRDLAPAIASRSAEIEEARRLPADLLGQLKAAGCFRMFLPRSHGGHEVDLRTGMDVLEALARADGATGWTVMIGSESPHLFALLPRERFDAIYAGGPDVIIGGGFNAQGEAHATDGGYRVTGRWSFASGCEHASWLFGNCVIMDGGRPRMGPAGEAPQMRGMLFPASEARIIDTWSVLGLRGTGSHDIALEGAFCPEANTLDIFRGQPSVAGPGFVAPVLHFALHMGAVAVGIAQGALDDIVTLASSGKKRLYARAQLADSPLFQVNLGRAETSVRAARALLRDIGDELWAACVNNPGAALAVAPRISGALAWVTEVTARAVDTCYQAGGGGVARNASPLQRRFRDIHTFSQHAAAAEGWFGQVGAALLGQPTGLWT is encoded by the coding sequence ATGAAGAACGAAGACGCCGCGAAGGTGCTGCATGCCGTCCGTGACCTGGCCCCCGCGATCGCCTCACGGAGCGCGGAGATCGAGGAGGCGCGGCGCCTCCCGGCGGATCTCCTCGGCCAGCTCAAGGCGGCGGGTTGCTTCCGGATGTTCCTGCCGAGGAGCCACGGCGGCCACGAGGTCGACCTGCGCACGGGGATGGACGTCCTCGAGGCGCTCGCCCGGGCGGACGGGGCCACCGGCTGGACCGTGATGATCGGCTCGGAGAGCCCGCACCTCTTCGCGCTCCTGCCGCGCGAGCGCTTCGACGCCATCTACGCCGGCGGGCCGGACGTGATCATCGGCGGCGGCTTCAACGCGCAGGGCGAAGCCCACGCGACGGACGGCGGCTACCGGGTCACCGGGCGCTGGAGCTTCGCGAGCGGCTGCGAGCACGCCAGCTGGCTGTTCGGAAACTGCGTGATCATGGACGGCGGCCGCCCGCGGATGGGCCCGGCCGGCGAGGCGCCCCAGATGCGGGGCATGCTGTTCCCGGCGAGCGAGGCGCGCATCATCGACACCTGGTCCGTGCTCGGCCTGCGCGGCACGGGCAGCCACGATATCGCGCTGGAAGGGGCCTTCTGCCCCGAGGCGAACACCCTCGATATCTTCCGGGGCCAGCCGTCGGTGGCCGGGCCGGGCTTCGTCGCGCCCGTCCTGCACTTCGCGCTCCACATGGGAGCGGTGGCGGTGGGGATCGCCCAGGGGGCGCTCGACGACATCGTGACGCTCGCGAGCTCGGGCAAGAAGCGGCTGTATGCGCGCGCCCAGCTGGCAGACTCTCCGCTGTTCCAGGTGAACCTCGGCCGCGCCGAGACGAGCGTCCGCGCCGCCCGCGCCCTGCTGCGCGACATAGGGGACGAGCTCTGGGCCGCGTGCGTGAACAACCCTGGCGCCGCCCTCGCGGTGGCGCCGCGGATCTCGGGCGCCCTGGCGTGGGTGACGGAGGTGACGGCCCGTGCCGTGGACACCTGCTATCAGGCGGGCGGAGGCGGAGTCGCCCGGAACGCGTCGCCCCTGCAACGGCGGTTCCGGGACATTCACACCTTCTCCCAGCACGCCGCCGCCGCAGAGGGCTGGTTCGGCCAGGTCGGCGCCGCGCTCCTTGGGCAGCCGACGGGCCTCTGGACCTGA
- a CDS encoding serpin family protein, with product MARPISFFTTALCTLLGLGCQARDGAPPAAPAPSASACQPADCGPLAMIARVCDDGSTGTPQCARAEGGACRWEHVCPGTKPASGAAAPGPSEPAPPDAQQPDPAAPATALADTNAAFAQRLYGKLAATKDKLFFSPASISTALAMTYAGARGETAAQMAKTLEFTLPPEALHPAFGGLIKELALATGPKGPELRIANRLWGQAGLPIEPAFQSTTEQHYGAGIELVDFKGGSEPARGRINQWVEQQTNGKIKDLMPAGSITGLTRLVLTNAVYFKGKWVTPFDKKATKNEPFTVKPRTAPAVPMMRKTLLAGFGKTADASVLELAYEAQSPERRLAMVVVLPAQVDGLAQVEQRLAAGQLKAYVEALEPTRVDVALPRFKMTAELELSATLSALGMPLAFDEKKADFSGITRAEPLYISQVRHKAFVEVNEEGTEAAAATGVVMTTRSAPAPPQVFRADHPFVFLIRDVATGTVLFMGRVTDPR from the coding sequence ATGGCCAGACCGATCTCGTTCTTCACGACCGCGTTATGCACGCTGCTGGGGCTCGGGTGTCAGGCCCGGGACGGCGCCCCGCCGGCCGCGCCGGCCCCGAGCGCGTCCGCTTGCCAGCCCGCCGACTGCGGCCCCCTCGCGATGATCGCCCGCGTCTGCGACGATGGCTCCACCGGCACCCCGCAGTGCGCGCGCGCCGAGGGCGGGGCGTGCCGGTGGGAGCACGTCTGTCCCGGCACGAAGCCGGCCTCCGGGGCGGCGGCCCCTGGGCCGAGCGAGCCCGCCCCGCCGGACGCTCAGCAGCCGGATCCTGCGGCGCCGGCTACGGCGCTCGCCGACACGAACGCCGCGTTCGCGCAGCGCCTCTACGGCAAGCTCGCCGCGACCAAAGACAAGCTCTTCTTCTCGCCGGCGAGCATCTCGACGGCGCTGGCCATGACCTACGCCGGCGCCCGCGGCGAGACAGCGGCTCAGATGGCGAAGACGCTCGAGTTCACCCTCCCGCCCGAGGCGCTCCATCCCGCCTTCGGCGGGCTCATCAAGGAGCTGGCGCTGGCGACCGGGCCCAAGGGGCCCGAGCTCCGGATCGCCAACCGGCTGTGGGGCCAGGCCGGGCTGCCGATCGAGCCCGCGTTCCAGAGCACCACCGAGCAGCACTACGGGGCAGGGATCGAGCTCGTCGACTTCAAGGGCGGGAGCGAGCCGGCGCGGGGGCGCATCAATCAATGGGTCGAACAGCAGACGAACGGGAAGATCAAGGACCTGATGCCCGCCGGGAGCATCACCGGCCTCACGCGGCTCGTCCTGACGAACGCGGTCTACTTCAAGGGGAAGTGGGTGACGCCCTTCGACAAGAAGGCCACCAAGAACGAGCCGTTCACGGTCAAGCCCCGGACGGCGCCGGCCGTGCCGATGATGCGCAAGACGCTCCTGGCGGGCTTTGGAAAGACCGCTGACGCCTCGGTGCTGGAGCTCGCGTACGAGGCGCAGAGCCCCGAGCGCCGGCTGGCCATGGTCGTCGTCCTGCCCGCGCAGGTGGACGGGCTGGCGCAGGTGGAGCAGCGCCTGGCAGCGGGGCAGCTCAAGGCGTACGTGGAGGCGCTCGAGCCGACGCGGGTCGACGTGGCGCTCCCGCGCTTCAAGATGACCGCCGAGCTCGAGCTGTCGGCGACCCTGAGCGCGCTGGGGATGCCGCTCGCGTTCGACGAGAAGAAGGCCGACTTCTCCGGGATCACGAGGGCAGAGCCGCTCTACATCTCCCAGGTGCGCCACAAGGCGTTCGTGGAGGTCAACGAGGAAGGGACCGAAGCCGCCGCGGCCACGGGGGTCGTCATGACGACACGCTCAGCCCCGGCGCCGCCCCAGGTGTTCCGCGCGGATCACCCGTTCGTGTTCCTGATCCGCGACGTGGCGACTGGCACCGTGCTGTTCATGGGCCGCGTGACCGACCCGCGATGA